One window of Mesorhizobium sp. PAMC28654 genomic DNA carries:
- a CDS encoding EamA family transporter, producing the protein MYLAEILSIGAALCIATSGMFAGELIGRVDALTLTRWQTFAVTLATALGATAFGGWAGLLPWQVAYLAASGVFGIFIASTAYISSIFTLGPRLALLVFSLTSPFALVMGYVFLGETIGSTKLAGVALVIGGIVLAILFGRPAKAQPEGIFPTPPIEKAVLPVKQMTMPVGLGFGLIAALGQAAGALVARPVMASGVNPFAAMAIRTGVSTVLFLLLVFVPLPGNGKRPKPSARTLTIGISGALIGTGMGMSLLMAALASGQVGIVSTLSSLSPVLVLPMVWLRTGYKPSAPAWAGALLAFAGTSLIAIG; encoded by the coding sequence ATGTACCTGGCAGAGATTCTTTCGATCGGCGCGGCCTTGTGCATAGCGACCAGTGGAATGTTCGCGGGTGAGTTGATCGGCCGCGTCGACGCCTTGACCTTGACCCGCTGGCAAACGTTTGCAGTGACCCTGGCGACAGCTCTTGGCGCCACGGCATTTGGTGGCTGGGCCGGGCTTTTGCCGTGGCAGGTGGCCTATCTTGCCGCTTCAGGCGTGTTCGGCATTTTCATCGCGTCCACAGCCTATATCTCCTCCATATTCACGCTCGGCCCGCGCCTGGCACTGCTGGTGTTCTCGCTGACGTCGCCATTCGCACTTGTCATGGGCTATGTGTTCCTGGGCGAAACAATCGGTTCCACCAAACTGGCCGGTGTGGCTCTGGTCATCGGCGGCATCGTGCTTGCAATCCTCTTCGGGCGTCCCGCCAAGGCGCAGCCGGAAGGCATCTTTCCGACCCCGCCCATTGAAAAGGCGGTGCTGCCGGTCAAGCAGATGACGATGCCGGTTGGTCTTGGCTTTGGCCTGATAGCGGCGCTCGGGCAGGCTGCCGGCGCATTGGTGGCGCGCCCGGTCATGGCGTCGGGCGTCAATCCGTTCGCGGCGATGGCGATCCGGACCGGCGTGTCGACTGTCCTGTTCCTGCTGCTGGTATTTGTCCCGCTGCCTGGAAACGGCAAGCGCCCAAAACCCTCGGCGCGGACGCTTACGATCGGCATCTCCGGCGCCCTGATCGGAACGGGCATGGGCATGTCGCTGCTGATGGCGGCGTTGGCGAGCGGGCAGGTCGGCATCGTCTCGACATTGTCTTCGCTGTCACCGGTGCTGGTGTTGCCGATGGTGTGGCTGCGCACGGGCTACAAACCGTCCGCGCCTGCCTGGGCCGGGGCGCTGCTCGCCTTCGCCGGCACGTCGCTCATTGCCATCGGCTGA
- a CDS encoding nitrile hydratase accessory protein, which produces MSRLEVGGDAPELPPGVDAPVFGEPWQAEAFAMTVALHDKGLFSWAEWARALSAQVKKPGAAADGHDYYEHWLAALENVLVSKGLAATADVDAMAARWERAALATPHGKPILLENDPEFRSDG; this is translated from the coding sequence TTGAGCCGGCTTGAGGTGGGCGGGGACGCTCCCGAATTGCCGCCGGGTGTCGATGCGCCGGTTTTCGGCGAGCCCTGGCAGGCCGAGGCCTTCGCCATGACCGTGGCGCTGCACGACAAGGGCCTGTTTTCATGGGCTGAGTGGGCGCGGGCGCTGTCGGCGCAGGTGAAGAAGCCAGGCGCGGCGGCGGATGGCCACGACTACTACGAACACTGGCTGGCGGCGCTGGAAAATGTGCTGGTGTCGAAGGGGTTGGCCGCCACGGCCGATGTCGACGCCATGGCGGCGCGCTGGGAACGCGCGGCGCTCGCCACGCCGCACGGCAAGCCGATCCTGCTGGAGAACGATCCGGAGTTTCGATCCGACGGCTGA